One part of the Neisseria zalophi genome encodes these proteins:
- a CDS encoding TIGR01621 family pseudouridine synthase encodes MFSILFRHADFIAINKPPGIGVHQDKDSDGLTRLLAAQLGVERVWLVHRLDKPTSGVLLFALNEQAASQLAQQFAAKTIRKTYLALSDRKPSKKQGWIKGGMAKARRGAWKLTREMENPAVTQFHSISIEAGLRLFVLQPYTGKTHQLRVAMKSIGSPILGDNLYGGTQAARLFLHAWQLSFDFNDQHHHITAPLDESWPKQIQPFLADKAKSYE; translated from the coding sequence ATGTTTTCCATATTATTCCGCCATGCCGATTTTATTGCCATCAACAAACCGCCGGGTATAGGCGTTCACCAAGATAAAGATTCAGACGGCCTCACCCGACTCTTGGCCGCCCAACTCGGTGTAGAACGCGTTTGGCTGGTGCACCGCTTAGACAAGCCCACCAGCGGCGTTTTGCTGTTTGCCCTAAACGAGCAGGCGGCATCCCAACTGGCGCAACAATTCGCCGCCAAAACCATCCGCAAAACCTATCTGGCTTTAAGCGACCGCAAGCCTTCAAAAAAACAAGGTTGGATAAAAGGCGGCATGGCCAAAGCCCGGCGCGGCGCATGGAAACTCACCCGCGAGATGGAAAACCCTGCCGTTACACAGTTTCACAGCATCAGCATTGAAGCAGGTTTGCGTCTATTTGTTTTACAACCGTATACAGGCAAAACCCACCAACTGCGCGTAGCCATGAAAAGCATCGGCAGCCCTATTCTGGGCGACAATTTATACGGCGGCACTCAAGCAGCAAGGCTTTTTCTACATGCTTGGCAGCTTTCTTTTGATTTCAACGATCAACACCACCACATCACCGCCCCGCTTGATGAAAGCTGGCCGAAGCAAATTCAACCGTTCTTAGCCGATAAAGCAAAAAGTTACGAATAA
- a CDS encoding DUF1328 domain-containing protein, protein MLRYSVIFFVIAIIAAVFGFGGIAGTAAGIAKFLFIAFLVLAVLSLIFGRRK, encoded by the coding sequence ATGTTACGTTATTCTGTTATCTTTTTTGTGATCGCTATTATTGCTGCGGTTTTTGGCTTCGGCGGTATTGCCGGTACGGCTGCCGGTATTGCTAAATTCTTATTTATCGCGTTCTTGGTATTAGCAGTATTGTCATTGATTTTCGGCCGTCGTAAATAA